A genome region from Chthonomonas sp. includes the following:
- the fliE gene encoding flagellar hook-basal body complex protein FliE translates to MRIDGFQNPNLASQMAKRGATGTEDFGQMMMDVMKEVNQTQGEAREIQNAFLTGQPGVEIHDVKMAAEKASIAMQLTIQVRNKVLEAYQEISRMQV, encoded by the coding sequence ATGAGAATCGATGGATTTCAGAACCCCAACCTCGCAAGCCAAATGGCCAAGCGCGGGGCCACGGGGACCGAAGACTTCGGCCAGATGATGATGGACGTGATGAAGGAAGTGAATCAAACGCAGGGCGAAGCCCGCGAGATTCAGAACGCCTTTCTCACGGGTCAACCTGGCGTAGAAATCCACGATGTCAAGATGGCCGCCGAAAAGGCGAGCATCGCGATGCAGCTCACCATCCAGGTGCGCAACAAGGTCCTTGAGGCCTATCAGGAAATCAGCCGAATGCAAGTCTAA
- a CDS encoding LacI family DNA-binding transcriptional regulator: protein MRITQQGIAKIAGVSQATVSRVLSGDDRVELDIRDRVLGVVASHNYRPDMRARSLRQQRTGLVGLVLRREPQELEGDPFFSMLISGIIGYLVDTPFHLCVDVANDDSETAVYDEMLRSRRVDGIILVESSPDDERIARLRVDEFPFVVIGNPLIEDSFSVDNDNRLAGKLATKHLIEQGYQRIAFLSGPRDLTVCGDRAQGYCDAMAEAGRPTKVVYSDFGIESARCEAHHLLNPSDRPDALVVMDDFMAMGAVQAARGHGLAVGPDLGIVSFNDSHLCDVLENGLTSISLGIPEMVKICCETLIEAIEGRDTPTARRRIVPCELHVRGSSQKLKQFAL, encoded by the coding sequence ATGAGAATCACACAGCAAGGTATAGCGAAAATCGCCGGGGTTAGCCAAGCCACGGTCAGCCGCGTACTTTCGGGCGACGACCGCGTAGAACTCGATATCCGTGACCGCGTCCTTGGAGTAGTCGCCTCGCACAACTACCGGCCCGACATGCGCGCCCGCTCCCTGCGTCAGCAGCGCACCGGCCTCGTGGGTCTGGTTCTCCGCCGCGAACCGCAAGAACTCGAAGGCGATCCATTTTTCAGCATGCTCATCTCGGGCATCATCGGCTATCTCGTTGACACGCCCTTCCACCTCTGCGTGGACGTGGCCAACGACGATTCGGAAACCGCGGTCTACGATGAGATGCTCCGCTCGCGGCGCGTAGACGGCATTATTCTCGTCGAGTCCTCGCCGGATGACGAGCGCATCGCCCGCCTGCGCGTGGACGAGTTTCCGTTTGTGGTGATCGGCAACCCGCTGATCGAAGACAGTTTTAGCGTGGACAACGACAACCGGCTCGCCGGGAAGCTCGCGACGAAGCACCTGATTGAACAGGGATATCAGCGTATTGCCTTCCTGAGCGGACCGCGCGACCTCACCGTCTGCGGCGATCGTGCCCAAGGCTATTGCGACGCAATGGCCGAAGCGGGACGACCGACCAAGGTTGTCTACAGCGATTTCGGCATCGAGAGCGCACGCTGCGAGGCACACCACTTGCTCAACCCGAGCGATCGCCCCGATGCCCTTGTGGTGATGGACGACTTTATGGCGATGGGCGCGGTGCAAGCCGCCCGCGGCCATGGCCTGGCCGTCGGTCCCGACCTCGGAATTGTCAGCTTCAACGACTCTCATCTCTGCGATGTTTTAGAAAATGGGCTCACCAGCATCAGTCTCGGCATTCCGGAAATGGTGAAGATTTGTTGTGAAACCCTGATCGAAGCGATCGAAGGTCGCGATACCCCGACGGCTCGCCGCCGCATCGTTCCGTGCGAACTTCATGTGCGCGGGTCAAGTCAAAAACTTAAGCAATTCGCCTTATGA
- a CDS encoding chemotaxis protein CheA: protein MSAELDMSQYLDLFLQEAGEQLEILEQETLNLEDDPSVERLQLIFRAAHTIKGSSRAMGFANYAGLTHEMENLLDQLRNGVLKVCTEITDALLQCIDTLKSMSEGIAAGTGDQVECGPLILALQKISTGSAAVNAPPAGSGSLTEEQLETLKLAKSTGSLFHGVFDLAPDCVMKYVRAFMAISAIQAHGEIVLAVPNEDELEAEEFGDRFEVWFQYADDLNALTEHIRGISEVASASIGEYDFAPAPTVMLLAAEPAVPAEAPKPEAKKTETNQTVRVDVARLDALMNLVGELVIDRTRIAQIGNELAGKYHDANIDALSETVGHIARITTDLQEQIMKARMLPIDTVFNRFPRVVRDLAQKLGKEIKLELVGKETELDRSVIEVIGDPLLHILRNCVDHGVEMPEFRSAAGKPATGTITVSARHQENHIVIEIRDDGAGINLARVKEKAVANGMMTKDAADKMPDKEAFQLIFASGLSTAQQVSDVSGRGVGMDIVRSNIVKLGGIIDIDSEVGKGSKFTLRLPLTLAIIRGLLVDICASTYVIPLGSVVETLFLDSNEFQRVNNKPVTVIRGATTPLVDLTKKFSPSKKNSKDSSESSYAVIVGLAEQRIGLLVDELIGEQEVVIKSLSRHCGEAPGVSGATILGDGNVAMILDVSALLAS from the coding sequence ATGAGCGCCGAACTCGACATGAGTCAATATCTCGATTTGTTCCTCCAGGAAGCGGGGGAGCAACTAGAGATTCTTGAACAAGAGACGCTGAACCTCGAAGACGACCCCTCGGTGGAGCGTCTTCAGCTGATTTTCCGGGCGGCGCACACCATCAAAGGCAGCAGTCGGGCGATGGGCTTTGCCAACTACGCGGGCCTTACCCACGAGATGGAGAACCTGCTGGACCAGCTGCGCAACGGCGTGCTGAAGGTCTGCACCGAGATTACGGATGCGCTGCTCCAGTGCATCGACACGCTCAAGTCCATGTCCGAGGGCATTGCCGCCGGCACCGGCGATCAGGTGGAATGCGGGCCACTGATCCTTGCCTTGCAAAAGATTTCCACGGGGTCTGCGGCGGTGAACGCGCCTCCGGCTGGCTCAGGCTCACTCACCGAAGAGCAACTTGAAACGCTGAAGCTCGCCAAGTCGACCGGCTCCCTTTTTCATGGCGTGTTCGACCTGGCGCCGGACTGCGTGATGAAGTACGTCCGCGCGTTTATGGCGATTAGCGCGATTCAGGCGCACGGCGAAATCGTGTTGGCGGTGCCCAACGAAGACGAATTGGAAGCAGAAGAATTTGGCGATCGCTTTGAAGTGTGGTTCCAATACGCGGACGACCTCAACGCCCTGACCGAGCATATTCGCGGGATTTCGGAGGTCGCCAGCGCAAGTATCGGCGAGTACGATTTTGCGCCCGCACCCACGGTCATGCTGTTGGCGGCGGAACCTGCCGTCCCCGCGGAGGCCCCAAAACCCGAAGCGAAGAAGACGGAGACAAACCAGACCGTCCGCGTGGACGTGGCTCGGCTGGATGCGCTGATGAACCTGGTGGGCGAACTCGTGATTGATCGCACGCGGATCGCTCAAATCGGGAACGAACTCGCCGGCAAGTACCACGATGCCAACATTGACGCCCTCAGCGAGACTGTGGGCCACATCGCGCGAATCACCACCGACCTGCAGGAGCAGATTATGAAGGCGCGGATGCTGCCGATTGACACCGTGTTTAACCGCTTCCCGCGGGTCGTGCGCGACCTCGCGCAGAAGCTCGGCAAGGAGATTAAGCTCGAACTCGTCGGCAAGGAAACCGAGCTCGACCGCAGCGTCATCGAGGTCATCGGCGACCCGCTGCTGCACATTCTGCGAAACTGCGTGGACCACGGCGTCGAGATGCCCGAGTTTCGCTCCGCAGCGGGCAAGCCCGCTACCGGCACGATCACGGTCAGCGCGCGTCACCAAGAAAATCATATTGTCATCGAGATTCGGGACGATGGCGCGGGCATTAACCTGGCCCGCGTGAAAGAAAAGGCCGTGGCGAATGGCATGATGACCAAGGACGCGGCTGACAAGATGCCCGACAAGGAAGCCTTCCAGCTTATCTTTGCGAGCGGTCTGAGCACTGCCCAACAAGTGAGCGACGTTTCCGGTCGTGGCGTGGGAATGGACATTGTGCGGTCCAACATTGTCAAACTGGGCGGCATCATTGATATCGATTCCGAGGTTGGTAAGGGGTCTAAGTTCACACTGCGATTGCCGCTCACGCTCGCCATCATTCGCGGTTTGCTCGTTGATATCTGCGCGAGCACGTATGTGATCCCGCTCGGCAGTGTCGTCGAGACGCTGTTCCTCGATTCCAACGAGTTTCAGCGGGTCAATAACAAGCCGGTTACTGTCATCCGTGGAGCAACAACACCGCTCGTGGATCTGACTAAGAAATTTTCACCTAGTAAAAAGAACAGTAAAGATTCGAGCGAATCTTCCTATGCTGTTATTGTGGGCCTTGCGGAACAACGAATTGGTTTGTTGGTGGATGAACTCATCGGCGAACAAGAAGTTGTGATTAAGTCCCTCAGCCGACACTGCGGGGAAGCCCCCGGAGTTTCGGGTGCAACGATTTTGGGGGATGGCAACGTCGCGATGATTCTCGATGTCAGCGCCCTACTTGCAAGTTAA
- a CDS encoding alpha-glucosidase C-terminal domain-containing protein — protein sequence MAGTFNGWNKDANPMTKSGMQWRTTLRMPVGKHYYKFVINGDTWITDPLAKVNEDDGSGYVNSRLVILPPSYSKPGVKGDGTITTEVVSHDQALPSLNYDQGKVRLTLKGRSNDVEKVAAVVGGKAFPMTVATADDIFTTYEVKIPWDRKSELKYQFRMTDGPKVVTLAKDGFGGTVPFLISPKTFTPFMVPSWVEKTVFYQIFPDRFENGSKANDPKDTEDWKKGVPTYSNWFGGDAEGIRQRIPYLQGLGVNSIYINPVMLGNSNHRYDPCDFYKIDPPFGTNDEFINLTRELKKAGIKTVLDQIFDHVGIKFPQFLDLLKNQEKSKYKDWFFVKSWPVEVRPNPPYEGWWGTEYMPKVNMNNPEVREYMFSSIAFWMSRAELAGWRMDVANEVPMEFWREFRKYVKKIDKDAYLVGEVWYNAAPWLGGDQWDASMNYPFRDQAVRFIAQSNISASQFANGLMQVYHFTAPQVARNQLNLLSSHDTERFIHLAGGNRQLQMLGATLQMTWVGAPSIYYGEELGMPGGKDPDNRRPMMWDEAKPSNEIYSHYRKLIALRTRSAVLASGEPVILSADDAKKSMAYARVLGNEAIVTVLNRSDQPQTLDISLSKLPEAARRAMGASPREFFTGNSVSIQSANKLRVTVPPLSAALVGTPGSGLESKQSVPPHRGGE from the coding sequence GTGGCCGGCACTTTTAACGGCTGGAACAAAGACGCGAACCCGATGACGAAATCGGGCATGCAGTGGCGCACGACGCTCCGCATGCCGGTGGGCAAACACTACTACAAGTTCGTAATTAACGGCGACACCTGGATTACCGACCCGCTCGCCAAGGTCAACGAGGACGACGGCAGCGGCTATGTGAACTCGCGGCTCGTGATTTTGCCGCCGAGCTACAGCAAGCCGGGAGTTAAAGGCGATGGCACCATCACCACCGAGGTTGTGTCCCACGATCAGGCGTTGCCCTCGCTCAATTACGACCAAGGCAAGGTTCGGCTGACCCTGAAGGGCCGCTCCAACGACGTCGAAAAGGTGGCCGCCGTGGTGGGCGGAAAGGCGTTCCCGATGACCGTCGCGACCGCGGACGACATCTTCACGACCTACGAGGTCAAGATTCCCTGGGATCGCAAGTCCGAACTCAAGTACCAGTTCCGCATGACCGACGGCCCCAAGGTGGTGACCTTAGCCAAAGATGGCTTCGGTGGCACCGTGCCATTCCTCATCTCGCCGAAAACCTTCACTCCGTTTATGGTTCCTTCCTGGGTTGAAAAAACCGTCTTCTACCAAATCTTCCCCGACCGCTTTGAGAATGGCTCCAAGGCGAACGACCCCAAGGATACGGAGGACTGGAAGAAGGGCGTGCCGACCTACTCGAACTGGTTTGGCGGCGATGCCGAAGGCATCCGCCAACGCATTCCTTATTTACAAGGGCTCGGCGTCAACAGCATCTACATTAACCCAGTCATGCTCGGCAACAGCAATCACCGGTACGACCCCTGCGATTTTTATAAGATTGACCCGCCATTTGGGACAAATGACGAGTTTATCAACCTGACGAGGGAATTGAAGAAGGCGGGCATCAAGACCGTGCTCGACCAGATTTTTGATCACGTCGGCATCAAGTTCCCGCAGTTCCTCGATCTCCTGAAGAACCAAGAAAAGTCGAAGTATAAGGATTGGTTCTTTGTCAAATCCTGGCCGGTCGAAGTCCGACCGAATCCGCCCTACGAAGGCTGGTGGGGCACTGAGTACATGCCCAAGGTGAACATGAACAACCCCGAAGTGCGGGAGTACATGTTCAGTTCGATCGCCTTTTGGATGAGCCGCGCCGAGCTGGCGGGCTGGCGCATGGACGTGGCCAACGAAGTGCCAATGGAGTTTTGGCGCGAGTTCCGCAAGTACGTCAAGAAGATTGACAAGGACGCCTACCTGGTTGGCGAGGTGTGGTACAACGCCGCACCTTGGCTGGGCGGCGATCAGTGGGACGCGAGCATGAACTATCCGTTCCGCGACCAGGCTGTCCGGTTTATCGCGCAGAGCAACATCAGTGCGAGCCAGTTTGCCAACGGGCTCATGCAGGTGTATCACTTCACCGCTCCGCAAGTCGCTCGCAACCAGCTCAATCTGCTGAGCAGCCACGATACCGAACGATTTATTCACCTGGCGGGAGGCAACCGCCAACTCCAAATGCTGGGCGCCACGCTCCAAATGACCTGGGTGGGTGCCCCGAGCATCTACTACGGCGAGGAGTTGGGGATGCCTGGCGGCAAAGATCCGGACAATCGGCGACCGATGATGTGGGACGAGGCGAAGCCGAGCAACGAGATCTACAGCCACTATCGCAAGCTCATTGCCCTGCGAACGCGCAGCGCCGTGCTTGCCTCCGGCGAGCCGGTGATCCTCTCGGCCGACGACGCCAAGAAATCCATGGCGTACGCCCGGGTTCTCGGGAATGAGGCGATCGTGACCGTGCTCAACCGCTCTGACCAACCGCAAACCTTAGACATCTCGCTCAGCAAACTGCCCGAGGCGGCCCGCCGAGCGATGGGTGCGAGCCCCCGCGAATTTTTCACCGGAAACAGTGTTTCTATACAATCAGCGAATAAGCTACGAGTAACGGTTCCGCCGCTCTCCGCCGCCCTCGTTGGGACCCCCGGCTCCGGGTTGGAGTCAAAGCAATCCGTACCTCCCCATCGTGGAGGAGAATAA
- a CDS encoding purine-binding chemotaxis protein CheW, which yields MVNISETQQTIVFQLENEFYGVDIFRVNEIIRLREITPIPGTEAHIRGLVNLRGKTIPVIDLKARFGMGSCAEAASTRIIVLDSDDGNVGILVDAVREVLTLATDDIEQAPALVTDLDNEFVRGVAKSANTLITLLNIDQALAA from the coding sequence GTGGTCAACATTTCTGAAACTCAGCAAACAATCGTCTTTCAACTGGAAAACGAATTCTACGGGGTGGACATTTTCCGGGTGAACGAGATCATTCGCTTACGAGAGATAACGCCCATCCCGGGCACCGAGGCGCATATTCGTGGCTTGGTGAATCTGCGGGGCAAGACCATTCCCGTGATTGACCTGAAAGCCCGTTTCGGCATGGGCAGCTGCGCGGAAGCCGCCAGCACCCGCATTATCGTTTTGGATAGCGACGACGGCAACGTCGGCATTTTGGTGGACGCGGTCCGCGAGGTGTTGACCTTGGCCACCGACGACATTGAGCAGGCCCCGGCCCTCGTCACTGACCTTGACAACGAGTTTGTCCGCGGCGTGGCCAAGAGCGCCAACACGCTCATCACCTTGCTCAACATCGATCAGGCGCTCGCCGCCTAA
- the flgB gene encoding flagellar basal body rod protein FlgB, which produces MQYLDAMFGSHAVNLERALDKASLRQGLLTRNISNVNTPGYKRRDVDMNISLEQDNSGRFESMLNDRRQRETEQTSIRIDGNNVDMERETFAIAETEIRYQLLTDLTNRYFSGLKNVIREGR; this is translated from the coding sequence ATGCAGTACCTCGACGCGATGTTTGGCAGTCATGCCGTGAACCTGGAGCGGGCCCTTGACAAGGCTTCCCTGCGCCAGGGGCTTCTCACGCGCAACATCAGTAACGTCAACACGCCCGGCTACAAACGCCGCGACGTGGACATGAACATTAGCCTGGAACAAGACAACTCCGGCCGCTTCGAATCTATGCTTAACGATCGCCGGCAACGCGAGACCGAGCAGACCAGCATCCGCATCGACGGCAACAACGTCGACATGGAGCGCGAAACGTTCGCCATTGCGGAGACCGAAATCCGCTACCAGTTGCTCACCGACCTGACGAACCGCTACTTCAGCGGGCTCAAGAATGTGATCCGGGAGGGCCGCTAG
- a CDS encoding prepilin-type N-terminal cleavage/methylation domain-containing protein — MTSQRRLGFTLIELLVVIAIIAILAAILFPVFTQAKQAAKKIVALSNMKQIGLASTLYSNDNDDTVAPKLRIGFTGVNGPDPYNAMSTDRILQQYAKNYTVFASPSDSGRSYPTPFGNLRRTVAVASNYFISTQVRPGYWAGFTGKSPRTESSVPQPADTIAFGERRMCPDDPNPWNKDNWFYCIQLNNTRSADELLSTEPAAPYGEVMTKVYGGGSNFAFADGHAKYHKMNGSHTYNGASRLWGFKFTGYRESPRWQDNPNNNAPDPYWHAGLSCLDSGWPTTEGDCPIPGE, encoded by the coding sequence ATGACAAGTCAACGCAGACTGGGCTTCACGCTCATTGAACTTCTCGTAGTCATCGCGATCATCGCGATCTTGGCGGCGATCCTTTTCCCGGTGTTCACCCAGGCGAAGCAAGCCGCTAAGAAGATCGTTGCGCTCAGCAACATGAAGCAGATCGGGTTGGCCTCCACGCTGTACTCGAACGATAACGACGACACCGTGGCACCGAAGCTGCGCATCGGCTTTACCGGCGTCAACGGTCCCGATCCTTACAACGCGATGTCGACTGACCGCATTCTGCAGCAGTACGCCAAGAACTACACAGTGTTCGCGAGTCCGTCCGACTCGGGTCGAAGCTATCCGACTCCGTTTGGCAATCTCCGCCGCACGGTGGCCGTGGCCTCGAACTACTTCATCAGCACTCAAGTGCGACCAGGCTACTGGGCCGGTTTCACGGGCAAGAGCCCGCGCACGGAATCCTCGGTGCCGCAACCGGCCGACACCATCGCATTCGGCGAGCGCCGCATGTGCCCGGACGATCCCAATCCGTGGAACAAGGACAACTGGTTCTACTGCATCCAGCTGAACAACACCCGATCGGCGGACGAACTGCTCTCGACGGAGCCGGCGGCTCCGTACGGCGAAGTCATGACCAAGGTCTATGGCGGCGGCTCGAACTTCGCGTTCGCCGATGGCCACGCGAAATACCACAAGATGAACGGTAGCCACACCTATAATGGCGCTAGCCGACTGTGGGGCTTCAAGTTCACCGGCTACCGCGAATCGCCGCGCTGGCAAGACAACCCGAACAACAACGCTCCGGATCCCTACTGGCATGCCGGTTTGAGCTGCCTTGACTCGGGCTGGCCGACGACCGAAGGAGATTGCCCGATTCCGGGTGAATGA
- a CDS encoding methylated-DNA--[protein]-cysteine S-methyltransferase has product MSDVAEVKTHLGLWRITEHMGAITKVWIGEGTVAHPPQTPLQQEACRQIEAYSAGELQQFELPLSPRGPEFHHQVWQILLRIPFGKTTSYGDIAIELGNPQLARAVGQANGKNPIAVLIPCHRVIGKSGQLTGYAGGLSLKQRLLEHEQGLVQPRLTF; this is encoded by the coding sequence ATGAGTGACGTGGCGGAGGTCAAAACGCATCTGGGTTTGTGGCGAATCACCGAGCACATGGGCGCGATCACCAAGGTGTGGATCGGCGAAGGCACGGTGGCGCACCCACCCCAAACCCCACTGCAGCAAGAAGCGTGCCGCCAAATCGAGGCGTACTCGGCGGGCGAACTCCAGCAGTTCGAGTTGCCCCTCAGTCCGCGCGGACCCGAGTTTCATCATCAGGTGTGGCAAATCCTCCTGCGCATCCCTTTTGGCAAGACCACCTCGTATGGCGACATCGCGATCGAACTCGGCAACCCGCAGCTCGCCCGCGCGGTGGGTCAAGCCAACGGCAAAAACCCGATTGCCGTCCTGATTCCCTGCCACCGAGTGATCGGCAAGAGCGGCCAACTGACCGGCTACGCCGGCGGACTTAGCCTCAAACAGCGCCTGCTGGAGCACGAGCAAGGCCTCGTTCAACCGCGCCTAACTTTTTGA
- a CDS encoding HDOD domain-containing protein gives MEQTRQSAIQATMEKAMGDLPPLPTIVTKVLQITGDVNGNASDLERYVSMDQSLSSKMLRVVNSPYFGIAGQISSISHSIVILGFNQIRNLVLSVGASAMFASDNERAQPVHLDFWRHSMATATCATAIAKHKKFAVKELELTFVTSMIANVGALFLLKHLTLPYLQVYDRWDQHRQVPLSHFENAVFGMTHADVAEKLCQQWNLPDEIAASLKQHEGPFENTDNPVALALHLADRLATMVISGQELKGQIFGADESAVAWLDAEIEQIELFKAEAKVKLEDSNDMLDSLAA, from the coding sequence ATGGAACAGACACGACAAAGCGCAATTCAGGCAACGATGGAAAAGGCGATGGGTGACCTTCCGCCGCTTCCAACGATCGTGACCAAGGTTCTCCAAATTACGGGGGACGTGAATGGTAACGCCTCCGACCTGGAACGCTACGTGTCGATGGACCAATCGCTCTCGTCCAAGATGCTGCGGGTTGTGAACTCGCCCTACTTTGGCATCGCCGGACAGATTTCGAGCATCAGCCACAGCATCGTCATTCTGGGCTTTAACCAGATTCGCAACCTTGTGCTTTCGGTCGGGGCCAGCGCGATGTTCGCTTCGGACAACGAGCGCGCTCAACCGGTGCACCTGGACTTCTGGCGTCACTCCATGGCCACCGCGACGTGCGCCACGGCGATTGCCAAGCACAAGAAGTTCGCCGTTAAGGAGCTTGAACTCACCTTCGTCACGAGCATGATCGCCAACGTCGGCGCATTGTTCTTGCTGAAGCACCTCACGCTTCCGTACCTGCAAGTGTACGATCGCTGGGATCAGCACCGACAAGTACCGCTCAGCCATTTTGAGAACGCCGTCTTCGGCATGACCCACGCGGATGTGGCGGAAAAGCTTTGCCAGCAGTGGAACTTGCCCGACGAAATCGCGGCTTCGCTGAAGCAGCATGAAGGGCCGTTTGAGAATACCGATAACCCGGTGGCACTCGCACTTCACCTGGCCGATCGCTTGGCGACGATGGTGATTTCGGGTCAAGAACTCAAGGGGCAGATTTTTGGGGCAGATGAGTCGGCAGTTGCTTGGCTCGACGCCGAAATCGAACAGATCGAACTGTTTAAGGCTGAGGCGAAGGTCAAGCTCGAAGACAGTAACGACATGCTCGATTCGCTAGCCGCTTAA
- the flgC gene encoding flagellar basal body rod protein FlgC, which yields MSIFSAMRTSSSGMTAERFRMDVISQNIAGANTIQTPTKDAYRRKEVVLSAEREGVRVSQIVTDPTPLQIIFDPTNPYADAQGNVRMSNVQPVIEMVNMLGASRAYEANIAAFNSARSMAKAALNIGNI from the coding sequence ATGTCTATTTTTAGCGCGATGCGCACCAGCAGTTCGGGCATGACCGCCGAGCGATTCCGCATGGACGTGATTTCCCAGAACATTGCGGGTGCCAACACCATTCAAACGCCGACCAAGGATGCGTACCGCCGCAAGGAAGTCGTCCTCAGCGCCGAGCGCGAAGGCGTGCGTGTGTCGCAGATCGTGACTGATCCGACGCCGCTGCAGATTATTTTTGATCCGACCAACCCCTATGCCGACGCGCAAGGGAATGTCCGCATGAGCAACGTTCAACCCGTCATCGAGATGGTGAACATGCTCGGCGCGAGCCGCGCCTACGAGGCAAACATTGCCGCGTTCAACTCGGCTCGGAGCATGGCGAAGGCCGCGCTTAACATTGGCAACATCTAA
- the murA gene encoding UDP-N-acetylglucosamine 1-carboxyvinyltransferase: protein MDGLSMHVLKIQGGAPLVGDVIVPGSKNAALAILSAVMLGRGVTTLTNVPNVSDIHIKLELLSRFGAKFEWRGDNLDIDCTTLQPAIVEEDIVRPIRTSFYIIGSLLARLGQVTLPAPGGCKIGARPVDFHLKGLAMMGAKIDLDGGNYIAEVDRLRGTEIYLDFPSAGATQHLMSTATLAEGVTVIQNAACEPEIVQLAEFLTAMGARIEGAGTPTVSIIGVDRLHGCTFRVPEDRLQAGTFLLAGAITRGKVTARGIMPDHQIALINKLREAGAECEEGFDWVSVAAPSRLEGIKIKTMPYPGFATDIQQPMAAVLALAKGQSSIEETIYESRTGHVSELNRMGAKMSVVGRLTQIEGVESLDGAVVESSDLRAGAALVLAGLAAEGETIVRNIHFIDRGYMNFEALLNSLGGNVERVATAEAGV from the coding sequence ATGGACGGTCTCAGCATGCATGTACTAAAGATTCAGGGTGGGGCTCCCTTGGTGGGAGATGTTATTGTTCCGGGGAGTAAGAATGCCGCGCTGGCGATTCTTTCCGCCGTCATGTTGGGGCGCGGGGTAACAACCCTCACCAACGTTCCGAATGTATCGGATATCCACATCAAACTTGAACTTTTGAGCCGCTTCGGCGCGAAGTTCGAATGGCGTGGAGATAACCTGGATATTGACTGCACCACGCTGCAACCGGCGATTGTCGAAGAAGACATCGTCCGCCCGATCCGCACCAGCTTTTACATCATCGGTTCGCTCCTGGCTCGACTCGGCCAAGTGACCCTGCCTGCCCCCGGCGGATGCAAGATCGGTGCTCGGCCGGTGGACTTCCACCTGAAGGGCCTCGCCATGATGGGCGCGAAGATTGACCTCGATGGCGGCAACTACATCGCCGAAGTCGATCGCCTCCGCGGCACTGAGATTTACCTTGACTTCCCCAGCGCCGGGGCGACCCAACACCTGATGAGTACGGCCACCCTCGCGGAGGGCGTGACCGTGATCCAAAACGCTGCCTGCGAACCCGAGATCGTGCAGCTTGCCGAATTCCTGACCGCAATGGGGGCCCGCATTGAGGGCGCGGGTACCCCCACTGTTTCCATCATCGGTGTGGACCGTCTGCACGGTTGCACGTTCCGTGTTCCCGAAGACCGGCTCCAAGCGGGCACCTTCCTTTTGGCGGGAGCCATCACTCGCGGCAAGGTCACGGCGCGCGGCATCATGCCCGACCACCAGATTGCGCTGATTAACAAGCTCCGCGAAGCCGGTGCCGAATGCGAAGAAGGTTTCGACTGGGTTTCGGTCGCCGCCCCCAGCCGTCTCGAAGGCATCAAGATCAAGACGATGCCGTACCCGGGGTTTGCCACCGACATTCAGCAGCCGATGGCCGCAGTGCTCGCCCTCGCTAAGGGGCAAAGCTCCATCGAGGAAACGATTTACGAAAGCCGGACTGGCCACGTCAGCGAGCTCAATCGCATGGGCGCGAAGATGAGCGTGGTGGGACGCCTCACCCAGATCGAGGGCGTCGAAAGCCTCGATGGCGCGGTGGTGGAATCCAGCGACCTGCGCGCGGGCGCGGCTCTGGTTCTGGCGGGACTCGCCGCCGAAGGCGAGACCATCGTCCGCAATATCCACTTTATTGATCGCGGCTACATGAACTTTGAGGCCCTGCTCAATAGCCTGGGCGGCAACGTCGAGCGCGTGGCCACGGCCGAAGCCGGCGTCTAA